The proteins below come from a single uncultured Carboxylicivirga sp. genomic window:
- a CDS encoding aconitate hydratase produces MAFDIEMIKKVYAELPSKIEKTRQLLGKPLTLTEKILYAHLADNLPASAYDRGSSYVNFNPDRVAMQDATAQMALLQFMQAGKDKAAVPSTVHADHLIQAKVGASTDLKTAEVSNKEVYDFLSSVSNRYGIGFWKPGAGIIHQVVLENYAFPGGMMIGTDSHTVNAGGLGMIAIGVGGADAVDVMAGMPWELKFPKLIGVKLTGKLSGWTAPKDIILKVAGILTVKGGTGCVVEYFGEGAQSLSCTGKGTICNMGAEIGATTSTFGYDESMERYLRATNRADVADAANSVKDHLTADAEVYANPDKYFDQVIEINLDELEPHLNGPFTPDRATPISQMREEAEKNGWPLKVEVGLIGSCTNSSYEDISRAASIAKQAAEKNLKAKGEFKITPGSEQVRYTIERDGLIDTFNQMGGEVFANACGPCIGMWARTGAEKQEKNTIVHSFNRNFAKRADGNPNTYAFVGSPELVTAIAIAGDLGFNPITDTLVNADGQTVKLDEPTGYELPPQGFGVEDPGYQAPAEDGSGVEVVVSNDSDRLQLLTPFTPWDGKNITGAKLLIKAKGKCTTDHISMAGPWLKYRGHLDNISNNMLIGGVNFFNDETNTVKNQLTGEYGEVPATQRAYKAAGIPTVVVGDHNYGEGSSREHAAMEPRHLGVRAVLVKSFARIHETNLKKQGMLGLTFANEADYDLVQEDDTFNFLDLDQFAPEKTLSIELVHSDGSKNVITANHSYNEQQIEWFKAGSALNLIKQQNA; encoded by the coding sequence ATGGCTTTTGATATTGAAATGATTAAAAAGGTGTACGCCGAGTTGCCTTCTAAAATTGAGAAGACGAGACAACTTTTAGGCAAACCTTTAACGTTGACAGAGAAAATTTTATATGCCCACCTTGCTGATAATCTCCCCGCTTCAGCATACGATAGAGGTAGTTCGTATGTAAATTTCAACCCTGATCGTGTTGCCATGCAGGATGCCACTGCTCAAATGGCCTTATTGCAATTTATGCAAGCAGGCAAAGATAAAGCAGCTGTTCCATCAACAGTGCATGCCGATCACTTAATTCAGGCAAAAGTTGGTGCATCAACCGACCTAAAAACAGCGGAAGTTAGTAATAAAGAGGTATATGACTTCTTAAGCTCAGTATCAAACCGTTATGGCATTGGTTTCTGGAAACCAGGTGCCGGAATTATTCACCAGGTGGTATTAGAAAATTATGCTTTCCCTGGCGGTATGATGATTGGAACTGATTCGCACACGGTTAATGCTGGTGGATTAGGTATGATTGCAATTGGTGTTGGTGGTGCCGATGCCGTTGATGTGATGGCAGGTATGCCTTGGGAACTTAAATTCCCAAAATTAATCGGAGTAAAACTTACCGGTAAATTAAGCGGATGGACAGCTCCCAAAGATATCATTCTAAAAGTTGCAGGAATCTTAACCGTAAAGGGTGGAACAGGTTGCGTAGTTGAGTATTTTGGAGAAGGTGCTCAATCGTTAAGTTGTACAGGTAAAGGTACCATCTGTAACATGGGTGCTGAAATTGGAGCTACCACTTCAACATTTGGTTATGATGAATCGATGGAACGTTACCTTCGTGCAACCAATCGTGCTGATGTAGCTGATGCTGCCAACAGTGTAAAAGACCATTTAACTGCCGATGCAGAGGTATATGCTAATCCTGACAAATATTTCGATCAGGTAATTGAAATTAATCTAGATGAATTAGAGCCACACTTGAACGGACCTTTTACTCCAGACCGTGCTACTCCTATCTCACAAATGAGAGAAGAGGCTGAAAAGAACGGATGGCCATTAAAAGTTGAAGTTGGTTTAATTGGGTCTTGTACTAACTCGTCGTACGAAGATATTTCAAGAGCTGCATCCATTGCTAAACAAGCTGCTGAGAAAAACCTAAAAGCCAAAGGAGAATTTAAGATAACTCCTGGATCGGAGCAAGTACGTTACACCATTGAGCGAGATGGCTTAATTGACACTTTCAATCAAATGGGAGGTGAAGTATTTGCCAATGCCTGTGGGCCATGTATTGGTATGTGGGCCAGAACAGGTGCTGAGAAACAAGAGAAAAATACCATTGTTCATTCATTCAATCGTAACTTTGCTAAACGTGCCGATGGAAATCCAAATACATACGCTTTTGTTGGATCTCCTGAATTGGTAACAGCCATTGCCATTGCCGGAGATTTAGGCTTCAACCCTATTACCGACACATTAGTTAATGCAGATGGCCAAACTGTTAAACTGGATGAACCTACCGGTTACGAATTACCACCTCAGGGATTTGGTGTTGAAGATCCGGGTTATCAGGCTCCGGCTGAAGATGGATCGGGCGTTGAAGTAGTTGTAAGTAACGATAGTGATCGTCTTCAATTATTAACACCTTTTACTCCATGGGATGGTAAAAACATCACAGGTGCCAAACTACTAATTAAAGCCAAAGGTAAATGTACCACCGATCATATTTCTATGGCAGGGCCATGGTTGAAGTACCGTGGACACTTAGACAACATATCAAATAACATGCTAATTGGTGGTGTTAATTTCTTTAACGATGAAACCAATACCGTTAAAAATCAATTAACGGGTGAATATGGTGAAGTACCTGCTACCCAAAGAGCATATAAAGCAGCTGGAATACCAACGGTTGTTGTGGGAGACCATAACTATGGTGAAGGATCGTCGCGCGAGCATGCTGCAATGGAGCCTCGCCATTTGGGAGTAAGAGCCGTACTGGTTAAAAGTTTTGCACGTATTCACGAAACCAACCTTAAAAAGCAAGGTATGTTAGGTTTAACTTTTGCGAACGAAGCTGATTATGATTTGGTTCAGGAAGATGACACTTTCAATTTCCTTGATTTGGATCAGTTTGCTCCAGAAAAAACCTTAAGTATTGAATTGGTTCATAGTGATGGCAGTAAAAATGTAATTACAGCTAATCACTCATATAATGAACAACAGATTGAATGGTTTAAAGCCGGATCGGCATTAAACTTAATAAAGCAACAAAATGCTTAG
- a CDS encoding DMT family transporter, translated as MPWSKKWFQFTVLLVLAFIWGSSFILMKIGLKSFTSVQAASIRIGSAFLVLLPYSIRNLKHLRKTDVKSLLIAGFLGSLIPAFLFTKAQTRIDSALAGMLNSLTPVFTFLIGLLIYKSKFKNAQLMGILLGILGAIGLITYGSALQLGSVNSYALLIVLATTCYGVNINEVKARLTHLNGIQITSLSFFFIGPVAITYFLTTDIGSATQHEGWYFHLGALALLGVMGTAIAMLVMNTLIRYSSAVFASSVTYIIPIFAILWGVLDGETITVMQLLFMVIVLMGVYLINHNSKKNRAT; from the coding sequence ATGCCTTGGAGTAAAAAGTGGTTTCAGTTTACAGTTTTGTTAGTATTGGCTTTTATTTGGGGAAGTTCCTTTATTTTAATGAAGATTGGATTAAAAAGTTTTACCAGTGTGCAAGCAGCATCTATACGAATAGGATCTGCTTTTTTGGTATTATTACCTTATTCAATAAGAAACCTAAAGCATCTTCGCAAAACGGATGTGAAGAGTTTACTGATAGCAGGTTTTTTAGGAAGTTTAATACCTGCTTTTTTGTTTACTAAAGCACAAACCCGCATTGATAGTGCCTTAGCGGGAATGCTTAACTCACTTACTCCGGTTTTTACTTTTTTAATCGGATTGTTGATCTATAAAAGTAAATTCAAGAATGCACAATTGATGGGTATTTTACTAGGCATACTTGGGGCGATTGGTTTAATTACTTATGGTAGTGCTTTGCAGTTAGGAAGCGTTAATAGTTATGCCTTATTAATTGTGTTGGCAACCACTTGTTATGGTGTAAACATTAATGAAGTAAAGGCCCGGTTAACGCATTTGAATGGAATTCAGATTACATCGTTGTCGTTCTTTTTTATTGGCCCGGTGGCCATTACTTATTTCTTAACAACCGATATTGGAAGTGCAACACAGCATGAGGGGTGGTATTTTCATCTGGGTGCTTTGGCCTTATTGGGTGTAATGGGAACAGCCATTGCAATGTTGGTGATGAATACTCTTATCCGGTATTCTTCGGCGGTTTTTGCGTCGTCGGTTACTTATATTATACCAATATTTGCCATTCTTTGGGGAGTTTTAGATGGAGAGACTATCACTGTGATGCAACTCCTGTTTATGGTGATTGTTTTGATGGGTGTGTATCTGATCAATCACAATAGTAAAAAAAATAGAGCTACCTAG
- a CDS encoding RNA polymerase sigma factor, translated as MKNKEQQFNALIADHGDKIMRICSYYNSDADEQKDMYQEILINIWNSLDSFRGDAAIGTWIYRIAVNTSLSFTGKSFRKMKLIINTDTSNLHNLLDEDETEIKITLEEKLNRLRAELNQLSVIDKSLISLLLEGLSMREIADIIGITEPNVKVKIHRIKDQLKNKLNPLSHE; from the coding sequence ATGAAAAACAAGGAACAACAGTTTAATGCGTTAATTGCCGATCATGGTGATAAAATAATGCGCATTTGTAGCTATTACAATTCCGATGCGGATGAGCAAAAAGACATGTATCAGGAAATACTCATCAATATTTGGAACAGTTTAGATTCTTTTAGGGGTGATGCAGCTATTGGTACCTGGATATACCGTATTGCCGTTAATACATCGCTGAGTTTTACAGGTAAGAGTTTTCGTAAAATGAAGCTGATAATTAACACGGACACCTCTAACCTACACAACTTGCTGGACGAGGACGAAACGGAAATAAAAATCACTCTTGAAGAAAAACTAAATCGACTCAGAGCTGAATTAAATCAGCTTTCGGTAATCGACAAATCACTTATCTCTCTTTTGCTCGAAGGATTATCTATGCGCGAGATAGCTGATATAATCGGTATTACCGAACCCAATGTAAAAGTGAAAATACATCGCATTAAAGATCAATTAAAAAACAAATTAAATCCCCTTAGCCATGAATAA
- a CDS encoding DEAD/DEAH box helicase, with product MNAQEKHIQTLIKSYGIEALNTMQQSMQQSVLKNNDVVLLSPTGSGKTLAFLLPLILKLDKQIEGVQLMILAPSRELAIQIEQVFRDLKTGFKVLCSYGGHSIQTERNSFLHPPTVLIGTPGRIADHVRRERFSFDHLRYLVLDEFDKSLELGFQAEMKEIILELHALKQRVLTSATNLSDIPAFVGVKKHQTLNFIKQEDAPVALTLKGVRSEGKDKLEAFYRLVCQLGNEPMLAFVNHRDAADRISNHLHDMGLMHDVFHGGMKQEDRERALIKFRNGSHHLLITTDLASRGLDIPEIKYVIHYHLPSKEDAYIHRNGRTARMNAKGTVYLLLAEEEQLPDYIQTELSFVELLPTAKKPELPDWTTIYIGSGKKDKVNKIDVVGLFMKKGRLQKDELGRIDVLDHSVFVAVKSSKVKKLLQNLRDEKIKGKKLKMSISK from the coding sequence ATGAACGCACAAGAGAAGCACATTCAAACGTTAATAAAGTCTTATGGTATTGAGGCTTTAAATACCATGCAGCAATCGATGCAGCAATCGGTTTTAAAAAACAATGATGTTGTATTGTTATCGCCAACCGGATCGGGAAAGACACTGGCCTTTCTATTGCCGCTTATTTTAAAATTGGATAAGCAAATAGAAGGAGTACAACTGATGATTTTAGCTCCATCGCGCGAATTGGCCATACAGATTGAGCAGGTGTTTCGCGATCTAAAAACAGGCTTCAAAGTGTTGTGTAGTTATGGAGGCCATTCTATTCAAACCGAACGCAATAGTTTTTTACACCCCCCAACAGTATTAATTGGTACTCCGGGCCGAATAGCAGATCATGTGCGTCGCGAGCGTTTTTCGTTTGATCATCTTCGTTATTTGGTGCTCGATGAGTTTGATAAATCTCTGGAATTAGGTTTTCAGGCCGAGATGAAGGAAATTATTTTAGAACTGCACGCTTTGAAACAACGCGTTCTTACATCGGCAACCAATCTTTCCGATATTCCAGCTTTTGTGGGGGTGAAAAAACATCAGACGCTTAATTTTATCAAACAGGAAGATGCACCTGTTGCTTTAACATTAAAAGGTGTTAGGAGCGAAGGGAAAGATAAGCTGGAGGCTTTTTATCGTTTGGTATGTCAATTGGGTAATGAACCTATGCTGGCGTTTGTAAATCATCGCGATGCTGCAGACCGTATCAGTAATCATCTGCACGATATGGGGCTGATGCACGATGTGTTTCATGGTGGTATGAAGCAGGAAGATCGTGAGCGTGCTTTAATAAAGTTTCGTAATGGAAGTCATCATCTTTTAATAACCACCGATTTGGCTTCGCGTGGCTTAGATATACCTGAAATTAAATATGTAATTCACTATCATCTGCCAAGTAAAGAAGATGCTTATATACACCGTAATGGTAGAACGGCCCGTATGAATGCTAAAGGAACAGTTTATTTGTTGTTGGCCGAGGAGGAGCAATTGCCGGATTATATCCAAACCGAACTGTCTTTTGTTGAATTACTACCAACTGCGAAAAAGCCCGAATTACCCGATTGGACAACTATTTATATTGGAAGTGGCAAAAAAGACAAGGTCAATAAAATAGATGTGGTTGGTTTGTTTATGAAAAAGGGGCGTTTGCAAAAAGATGAGTTGGGAAGAATTGATGTGCTCGATCATTCTGTTTTTGTAGCTGTTAAAAGCAGTAAGGTAAAAAAGCTTTTGCAGAATCTGAGGGACGAAAAAATTAAAGGCAAGAAGCTAAAGATGAGTATATCGAAATAA
- a CDS encoding L,D-transpeptidase family protein, translating to MLVSVEGFKTEQKKFNRVRTAYAEKEEGLKALLKKYGIELDQLQVYVRGFKEEKDLELWAKNKMDDSFQLVKTYPICATCGTLGPKRKQGDMQIPEGFYHINTFNPASKFYLSMRLNYPNPSDEVLSDLKYPGSDIYIHGDCVTIGCLPITDNQIKELYIVCVEARNNGQHKIPVTLFPARLNEANYQRLTAQYKNDNDRLNLWRDLKKGFDLFNQSKQLFSVYFNADGTHQIN from the coding sequence ATGCTAGTATCAGTAGAAGGCTTTAAAACAGAGCAGAAAAAGTTTAATCGGGTTCGAACGGCTTATGCTGAGAAGGAAGAAGGACTTAAGGCCTTATTAAAGAAATATGGAATTGAACTTGATCAGCTTCAAGTGTATGTAAGAGGTTTTAAAGAAGAAAAAGACTTGGAACTTTGGGCTAAAAATAAAATGGATGATTCCTTTCAATTAGTAAAGACGTATCCAATATGTGCCACATGTGGTACGTTGGGGCCCAAGCGTAAACAAGGTGATATGCAAATACCCGAGGGATTTTATCATATAAATACATTTAATCCGGCCAGTAAATTTTATTTGTCGATGAGACTGAATTATCCAAATCCATCCGATGAGGTGTTAAGCGACCTGAAATACCCGGGGAGTGATATTTATATTCATGGAGATTGTGTTACCATTGGATGTTTGCCCATTACCGATAATCAGATAAAAGAATTATATATTGTTTGTGTTGAAGCCCGAAACAATGGACAGCACAAAATTCCCGTAACATTATTTCCGGCACGATTAAATGAGGCTAATTATCAACGATTAACAGCGCAATACAAAAATGATAATGATCGGTTGAATCTTTGGAGAGATCTGAAGAAAGGGTTTGACTTATTTAATCAATCAAAGCAATTATTTTCGGTTTATTTTAATGCGGATGGAACCCATCAAATAAATTAG
- a CDS encoding methyl-accepting chemotaxis protein, which yields MKEFLIFVILMIPTLALLFIILKKVFKNSLLFTFGVIWFSTQSILLVEAYGIGKLGTLFDFLWAFPIGISVCILGMIYLAKNYKKILTDTSNHILRLSEGDLNVKIDEKLFARKDEVGIILNSLNKLIKQLRIIVGEVQSNAENVLNASMHLSSSSEQLSQGSNEQASSLEEISSTMEEIAGNIASNTDNARITSGIANESSNSMQEVADAADGSYKSVNEIADKILIINEIANQTNILALNAAVESARAGEYGRGFAVVASEVRKLAENSKRAAEDIAQLSGHSLQETETSHTKLTKIKPNIEKTSQLIQEITAASMEQNNGVDQVNNAIQELNNVTQQTASMAEEIASSSEELSGQARGLKDAISFFKIE from the coding sequence ATGAAAGAGTTTTTGATTTTTGTGATTTTAATGATACCGACATTAGCATTGTTGTTTATTATCTTGAAAAAGGTATTTAAAAATTCATTATTATTCACGTTTGGTGTTATTTGGTTTAGTACCCAATCCATTCTTTTAGTTGAGGCTTATGGAATTGGAAAACTAGGTACCTTATTTGATTTTTTATGGGCTTTTCCAATCGGTATTAGTGTGTGTATATTAGGTATGATATACCTTGCTAAAAACTACAAGAAGATACTAACCGACACAAGTAATCATATTTTGAGATTATCAGAAGGTGATTTAAATGTAAAGATTGATGAGAAATTATTTGCCCGAAAAGATGAAGTTGGAATTATACTAAACTCGTTAAATAAGCTGATTAAGCAGCTTAGGATAATAGTTGGTGAGGTTCAATCAAATGCCGAAAATGTATTGAATGCAAGTATGCATTTAAGTTCAAGTTCCGAGCAACTCTCACAAGGTTCTAATGAACAGGCTTCCTCATTAGAAGAAATCTCATCAACAATGGAAGAAATTGCAGGAAACATTGCTAGTAATACTGATAATGCACGTATTACATCTGGTATAGCCAACGAATCGAGCAATAGCATGCAGGAAGTGGCCGATGCTGCTGATGGAAGTTATAAATCGGTAAATGAAATAGCTGATAAGATTTTAATCATTAACGAAATAGCTAATCAAACCAATATTCTGGCTTTAAATGCCGCAGTCGAATCAGCCAGAGCTGGTGAATATGGAAGAGGTTTTGCCGTAGTGGCATCAGAAGTGAGAAAATTGGCAGAAAATAGCAAACGAGCAGCTGAAGATATTGCTCAACTGTCGGGGCATAGTTTGCAAGAGACCGAAACATCGCATACCAAATTAACTAAGATTAAACCAAATATTGAAAAGACATCTCAGTTAATCCAGGAGATAACAGCTGCCAGCATGGAGCAAAACAATGGAGTGGATCAGGTAAATAATGCCATTCAGGAGTTGAATAATGTTACCCAACAAACGGCATCAATGGCCGAAGAAATAGCAAGTAGTTCGGAAGAACTATCTGGACAGGCAAGGGGGTTAAAAGATGCTATTTCTTTTTTCAAAATCGAATAG
- a CDS encoding response regulator: MSTQNPNIVIVNSSISLKDALIDFMQSASDYEVIVSLSEFKELLDLPHLNEVDLVLVDTITLDERSNEIIIKVKQINPGCKFIAISMFDDKVYLKDFLKMGFSGVVSKNKVTEELIGMVSSVLNGLDAFPNKN, encoded by the coding sequence GTGAGTACTCAAAATCCCAATATTGTAATTGTTAATAGCTCAATAAGCCTGAAAGATGCATTAATAGATTTCATGCAAAGTGCTTCAGATTATGAAGTTATAGTTAGTCTTTCGGAATTTAAGGAGCTACTGGATCTGCCACACCTTAACGAGGTTGACTTGGTTTTGGTTGATACAATTACCCTTGATGAAAGAAGTAACGAAATAATTATCAAGGTTAAACAAATAAATCCCGGTTGTAAATTTATAGCCATCAGTATGTTTGATGATAAAGTTTATTTAAAGGATTTTCTGAAAATGGGATTTTCTGGCGTAGTAAGTAAGAATAAGGTGACTGAGGAGTTGATAGGAATGGTTAGTTCAGTACTGAATGGGTTGGATGCTTTTCCAAATAAAAACTAA
- a CDS encoding response regulator transcription factor encodes MIRIVLVEDLDLIREGIRVLVSQIDDFEIIAEYSNGKELVDNISKLDVDVIVTDIDMPIMDGITATQKILNFNINLKVIALSLYNESQYYHDLLAAGAKGFVLKQASIHELEEAIREVHNGGSYFSQELLQNVIKNMKYRDEAKADGINEPLTEKEKELLQYICEGLTNQELADKMFVSVKTIESNKARLMRKTDSRNNAALILWAIKNRVVQL; translated from the coding sequence ATGATACGTATTGTTTTAGTTGAAGATTTAGATTTAATCAGAGAAGGTATAAGAGTATTGGTTTCTCAAATTGATGATTTTGAAATAATAGCCGAATACTCAAATGGAAAGGAGTTGGTTGATAATATCTCAAAACTGGATGTGGATGTTATTGTTACAGATATTGATATGCCGATAATGGACGGAATAACAGCTACTCAAAAAATCTTAAACTTTAATATCAACTTAAAAGTAATTGCCTTATCACTTTATAACGAATCACAATATTATCACGATTTGCTGGCTGCCGGAGCAAAAGGTTTTGTGTTAAAACAAGCCAGTATACATGAACTCGAAGAAGCCATCAGAGAAGTTCATAATGGTGGAAGCTATTTTTCGCAAGAACTATTGCAAAACGTGATTAAGAATATGAAATACCGCGATGAAGCAAAAGCTGATGGTATAAATGAACCCCTTACCGAAAAAGAAAAGGAATTACTCCAATATATTTGCGAAGGCTTAACCAATCAGGAGTTAGCCGATAAAATGTTTGTTAGTGTTAAAACCATTGAAAGTAATAAAGCAAGGTTAATGCGTAAAACAGACTCGCGTAATAATGCAGCCTTAATACTATGGGCTATTAAAAATAGGGTTGTCCAGCTTTAA
- a CDS encoding ATP-binding protein, translating to MKLDNRIQDSSLDQNELNDKIIKKVFLVLTILVVPVIIIAVIRSYLISQELSTVGLTGLLFVISLSFLFYSKWDIQLRIHMFLIVLILLAGFGMYHYGFFALSKYALVWVPVFSILYLSYKRTILFGLIASLVYMTFGVLYVFNIIPYSIDTNAIASLTTTWVTDGLVLFILAISISIVVYDMVGAYKNEVLKLQASEDMLYNSLNDLPLPVGIINKNYEILFLNNTLIETMGYTYSDGEDVSSILKMAIPDEEEFKNIITEWKVGIDLAFKTKVNPPIKEYAYQCKDGTKRVSEIHYSLSNDKILLMFVDQTDKKERMKEIVNAIVQTEEKERGRIAKELHDGLGPLISTAKIYAHSLTKVKDGQTAANYNDRLQQILDESINEIKGISNNLSPHVLRNYGLKDAVLNFVEKLRPVSAIDFTIDINIQSKLNEVIQSTIYRSLVELINNSIKYANAKAIVIRIFEENSKLMVVFNDNGVGFDLEKQKHKGFGLNNLVTRINNIGGNFDYHTEPGKGVNIKINLPL from the coding sequence TTGAAATTAGATAATAGAATACAGGACTCTTCATTGGATCAGAATGAACTAAATGATAAAATAATTAAAAAGGTATTTTTAGTTCTGACTATCTTAGTTGTACCAGTTATTATTATTGCTGTTATTCGTTCATATTTAATATCGCAGGAATTAAGCACAGTGGGCTTAACAGGCTTATTATTTGTTATTAGTCTGTCCTTTTTGTTTTATTCGAAATGGGATATACAGCTGCGTATTCACATGTTTTTGATTGTTCTGATACTATTAGCCGGCTTTGGAATGTATCATTACGGTTTTTTTGCTTTAAGTAAATATGCCTTGGTATGGGTTCCGGTATTTTCTATTTTATATTTATCATATAAACGCACTATACTCTTTGGTTTGATTGCCTCATTAGTTTATATGACTTTTGGTGTATTATATGTATTTAATATCATTCCTTATAGTATTGATACGAATGCAATAGCTAGTTTAACAACAACATGGGTTACCGACGGTTTGGTTCTTTTTATTCTTGCTATATCAATTAGTATTGTGGTATACGATATGGTGGGTGCATATAAAAATGAAGTATTAAAACTACAGGCGAGTGAAGATATGTTGTATAACAGTTTAAACGATTTACCATTGCCTGTTGGTATTATTAATAAGAATTATGAAATTCTTTTCTTAAATAATACCTTAATTGAAACCATGGGCTATACTTATAGCGATGGCGAAGATGTTTCCTCAATACTTAAAATGGCGATACCGGATGAAGAAGAGTTTAAAAATATTATTACTGAGTGGAAGGTAGGTATTGATTTGGCTTTTAAAACAAAAGTAAATCCCCCCATAAAAGAGTATGCGTATCAATGTAAAGATGGAACAAAGAGAGTTTCTGAAATCCATTATAGTCTTTCAAATGATAAAATACTTTTAATGTTTGTTGATCAAACAGATAAAAAGGAACGGATGAAAGAAATTGTAAATGCAATAGTTCAAACCGAAGAGAAGGAAAGAGGAAGGATAGCTAAAGAATTGCATGATGGATTAGGCCCTTTGATTTCAACTGCCAAAATCTACGCTCACAGTTTAACTAAAGTAAAAGATGGACAAACTGCTGCTAATTATAACGATCGATTGCAACAAATCCTAGATGAATCTATAAACGAAATAAAAGGGATCTCAAATAATCTGAGCCCTCATGTGTTGCGCAATTATGGTTTAAAAGATGCTGTACTTAATTTTGTTGAAAAACTAAGGCCTGTTTCTGCCATAGATTTTACCATTGATATTAATATTCAATCAAAGTTGAACGAAGTTATACAATCCACTATTTACCGTTCACTTGTTGAATTGATAAATAACTCTATTAAATATGCTAATGCCAAAGCAATTGTTATCCGAATTTTTGAAGAAAATTCAAAACTCATGGTTGTTTTTAATGATAATGGAGTTGGATTTGATCTGGAGAAACAGAAACATAAAGGTTTTGGATTAAATAATCTGGTTACGCGCATTAATAATATTGGTGGTAATTTCGATTATCATACAGAACCAGGTAAAGGAGTAAATATAAAAATTAACTTGCCATTATAA
- a CDS encoding YdeI/OmpD-associated family protein, giving the protein MNAEENKPLVDKTYQLQKIEGKGGWTYAEIPEVKPDKHAWFNWIKVCGFIDDYELEHARLMPKGNGKLFLPVKTSIRKAIKKEAGDSVHIKLFYDNSVLEIPQELAECFDFEDSRLKALFEKEPEGRRKEFIEWITEAKKEETKANRIARCIDYLKDKHQL; this is encoded by the coding sequence ATGAACGCTGAAGAAAACAAACCTCTGGTTGATAAAACATATCAGTTGCAAAAGATCGAAGGTAAAGGAGGCTGGACGTATGCTGAAATACCAGAAGTTAAACCTGATAAGCATGCTTGGTTTAACTGGATTAAAGTATGTGGTTTTATCGATGATTATGAGTTAGAACATGCTCGTTTAATGCCCAAGGGTAATGGTAAACTTTTTCTACCTGTTAAAACTTCTATTCGGAAAGCTATTAAGAAAGAAGCTGGTGATAGTGTTCATATCAAACTTTTTTATGATAATTCGGTATTAGAGATTCCACAAGAATTAGCCGAATGTTTCGACTTCGAAGATTCGCGTCTAAAAGCTCTATTTGAAAAGGAGCCCGAGGGACGTCGAAAAGAGTTTATTGAATGGATTACCGAAGCTAAAAAAGAAGAAACAAAAGCCAATAGAATTGCTCGATGTATTGATTATTTGAAAGATAAACATCAATTATAG